The following is a genomic window from Neurospora crassa OR74A linkage group III, whole genome shotgun sequence.
CCGGTGTCCACTTGAAGCGCACTTGTATGTCGACGTTCTTCTCGTAGACATCATACAAGTAGTTCAGAATCACATCGCTCTCGGCCTTATCGAGCCCCACAATCCGCACCGTCATTGATCGATTCACCCACAATGCTTTCCATCCAGTGGCCGGATGAACTCGCACAAGCGGATGCGTGCGCTCGATGTACTTGGGTCCTGCATTGGGGTCCTGCCGATCGAGATATGGGTGTGCAGAGCGGTACACGGCATACTTGCCATCGATGATCTTGCGAAATTCAGGCGAAAGCTTCTCATAAGCGCTGTAACCAGACGCCCATAGCGTGTCTCCGCCAGTAGGAGGTACCGTATCATTGTGTAGGTGGGTGATACCCGCCGGTTGGCGTTCATGAACGAGATCGCTGTGCCAGTTTGAGGCACCGCCAGGACGACGGAAGTTGGCCGGTCTCTCCAGGGTGAAGAGGTCTGGCCAAATAACGGTCACGCCTGGGACACCAGGGACTTGGGGAGTCTGAGGATGAACTTCGACCTCGCCGAACCACTCGCCCAGCTCCTTTTGTTGCTGGGGAGTAAGGTCCTGGTTacggaagaagacgacgctCCGCTCGGCAATAAGGAGGGCTAACTCATCGCGCTGCTGGGGGGTGAGGTCCTTGAGCTGAAGACCCTCGATCTCGGTTCCGATGTGTGTGGTCAAGTCGGCCACCTTGGTTGCTGCTGAGAAGAGGTTCTTCTTTGATTTGTCAGCTCGAGCACCTGCGTCCTGGTAAAGCCGCTCCTCGTCGCGAATCTTGTAAACGTCCTGAAGGTAAAGAGGCACAGATGGGCGGTATGGGTACCCCTTGGAGAGGTCGATTCCAGCTTTGAGGAGACGTTGACGTGCTGGCTCCGGAAGAGGGAGGGTCTCCTTCCTGGGCTCAATCGTGTCAACGATGGAATCAAGAATTGGTGCGGGCGCCATGTTGTGGATGGACTTGGTAAATGTTATAGCTTGCTTGATATATATTGTGACAAGTGGTAAGTGTAAGTGCCTTGGCAAGTCAAGTGTCGACTTTGTTTTGAGGTAcagttttttttcccccttctctcGGTGGATAAAGTGCACGTTTATATGTctcgagaaggccaagagTCCAGAGTCATTCCATTAGCCACCGTATAACTTTTCTTCCAGAGGTCATTCCATTGTGGTTGTTGAACCGGAACGAGTATCGCGCCGCTAGAGGTATGATGATCAAGCACAGCAACTTGATTACAATTCTGACCTTTGCCCTTATCTATGGTCAAATCTGTCTGTGTAATTGCGGGATTGGAGCTACGGCCGCGGTTGCTGTGAGGGGTTACCTCCAGAGTGATGTCTTTTTGAAGCCTCAGGTACACCAGTTGGGAAAGCGACATTACAATGTGTTGCAACGAACAAAGAGTATGAACTGATGTCCAATCAGCGGATTCACTGCATAGATGATAAGAAGCGTTTGGGATGTTTGTTATGCCCAGATGGTTGGTGCCCTCTTTTTATGTCATCTTGCGCCATCCGCTGGGGTGGATTGTGTGCTTTGCTGCACTTGAACTATTGCACCACCAACAATTACACTTCAACACAGGCTTGGTTGTTAGCTCAAGACATTCATTTAGCTTCACGGTTAAAGAGTGTTTTACCTCGAATATGTATTTCCGAAGTTCTGAAACCTTAAGAGGAAGCTTGTAGATGCCTTTTCGATCCGTCCTTAGAGGTAGCCACTCGACTCATCCTTGTGAGGTTTAGGACAATTCGGGACGGACATTATCCAGTATACCAGGAGTAGGTACCAAGCTAGCTAGCAAACTTGTATTGGCCTGTATCACTCCCAACATCATTGGGTCGACCATTCAAAATATCCGTGGGTCAAGCATTACAGTAATCAAATTTGAGTCTAGACTTGACTTCACCCCCACGCAGAGTAAGTGATGGACCGGCCATGGCGACATTGGAGCTCATGGCGTCTTTCTTAGACTCAATGGCGATGGCTGCCACTCATGATTGTCAATATGGACACAAAAGAGCCCCAAACGATCAAGTCCCTTGGAGTCGTACTCGTCGGTTTTATGACAACACCAGCATTGTCCTTCAAACATCATGTCGAAAAGCACAGATTCTGGCGTCGTTACCGAGGGCGATCTTCGGGGCCCATCTAGTTCCCTCAAAAGCTCCCGTCACGAGTACACCTCAGACTCACAAACAACAGAACTGGTGCAAGAACAACCCAAGAGAAGTTGGCGTTCTTACGTCTGGGATACATTGGACAAGTCTCCTCAAGAAAGGCGCTTCCTCTTCAAGCTTGACGCGGTGATTCTGACTCTGGCCTCCCTCGGATACTTCATCAAGTATCTTGACCAAGTCAACATCACAAATGCCTTCGTGTCCGGAATGAAGGAAGATTTGAAGCTGTTTGGCAATGAGTTGAACTATATGCAGACTT
Proteins encoded in this region:
- a CDS encoding alpha-ketoglutarate-dependent taurine dioxygenase, whose amino-acid sequence is MAPAPILDSIVDTIEPRKETLPLPEPARQRLLKAGIDLSKGYPYRPSVPLYLQDVYKIRDEERLYQDAGARADKSKKNLFSAATKVADLTTHIGTEIEGLQLKDLTPQQRDELALLIAERSVVFFRNQDLTPQQQKELGEWFGEVEVHPQTPQVPGVPGVTVIWPDLFTLERPANFRRPGGASNWHSDLVHERQPAGITHLHNDTVPPTGGDTLWASGYSAYEKLSPEFRKIIDGKYAVYRSAHPYLDRQDPNAGPKYIERTHPLVRVHPATGWKALWVNRSMTVRIVGLDKAESDVILNYLYDVYEKNVDIQVRFKWTPGTSALWDNRITIHNASWDYGGRHPRHGTRVTSLAEVPYYDPNAPTRRQALGLLDDQERSDLGLTE